Proteins from a genomic interval of Garra rufa chromosome 4, GarRuf1.0, whole genome shotgun sequence:
- the LOC141334095 gene encoding uncharacterized protein has protein sequence MAFIKEESEYVTIEETFKHEDTEEQTKMVFIKEENEDMRIEETFRVKHEDTEEQTALKEEREVLNETEEKDQFKNLHDFVSGEKSFCSLQSEKTSKQKRGQEQGHLKMHMRIHTGEKPYTCKQCGKNFTEKGNLNRHIQIHTGEKPYSCKQCGKNFTEKGNLNRHMRFHTGEKPYTCKQCGKSFTRKECLNRHIQIHTGEKPYSCKQCGKGFTRKECLNIHMRVHTGEKPYSCKQCGKSFSQRGHLESHMKMYNREKPHRSPQSGKSCSESGNLKVHQNVHITESLFTCQQCGKSFTREVYLNIHMRVHTGEKPYTCKQCGNSFSQKGSLGRHMKIHNRKKSNRSP, from the exons atggcgtttattaaagaggagagtgaataCGTgacgattgaagaaacattcaaacatgaagatactgaggaacaaacaaagatggtgtttattaaagaggagaatgaagacatgaggattgaagaaacatttagagtcaaacatgaagatactgaggaacaaacag cgctgaaagaggagagggaagtactgaatgaaactgaagagaaagaccagtttaagaatcttcatgattttgtatctggagaaaaatctttttgttccttacagtcagaaaagacttcaaaacaaaaaagaggtcaagaacaaggacaccttaaaatgcacatgaggattcacactggagagaagccttatacatgcaaacagtgtggaaagaatttcactgaaaaaggaaaccttaacagacacatacaaattcacactggagagaagccttactcatgcaaacagtgtggaaagaatttcactgaaaaaggaaaccttaacagacacatgagatttcacactggagagaagccttacacatgcaaacagtgtggaaaaagtttcactcgtaaagaatgccttaacagacacatacaaattcatactggagagaagccttactcatgcaaacagtgtggaaagggcttcactcgtaaagaatgccttaacattcacatgagagttcacactggagagaagccttactcatgcaaacagtgtggaaagagtttcagtcagcGAGGACACCTTGAAAGTCACATGAAAATGTACAATAGAGAAAAGCCTcacagatcccctcagtctggaaagagttgcagtgaaagtggaaaccttaaagttCACCAAAATGTTCACATTACAgagagcctttttacctgccaacagtgtggaaagagttttactcgtGAAGtataccttaacattcacatgagagttcacactggagagaagccttacacatgcaaacagtgtggaaacagttttagtcaaaaaggaagccttggcAGGCATATGAAGATTCACAATAGAAAGAAgtctaacagatccccttag